From a region of the Neobacillus niacini genome:
- a CDS encoding DUF1646 family protein encodes MIGLVVILILVLFLPFSVKKVEHNLEIFLFVMGVAAASISGMMNHHLIEKALIDPITITLAVLIAGLICKWGQVQLEKSILWMNRILSPRIFFGLTVIILGLASSIITAIIAAIVLVIIINVLPLDRKSEIRFTVLACFSIGLGAALTPIGEPLATITISKVNEDFFYLLNLIGPEVIPAVVIFGILTMFLVNPRESTDGLTSDQKVESYKEILIRSAKIYLFVMGLTFLGHGFEPLINEYILGLHPMLLYWINMISAILDNATLAAAEVSPSMDQATIQAVLMGLIISGGMLIPGNIPNIIAAGKLNITSKEWASFGVPVGLITMAVYFVVLFIF; translated from the coding sequence ATGATTGGATTAGTAGTTATTTTAATTTTGGTTTTATTTTTGCCTTTTTCGGTAAAAAAGGTGGAACACAATTTAGAAATCTTTTTGTTTGTGATGGGGGTTGCTGCAGCTTCGATTAGCGGGATGATGAATCATCATCTAATTGAAAAAGCACTGATTGACCCTATTACGATAACTCTAGCTGTCTTGATTGCAGGATTAATCTGTAAATGGGGGCAAGTTCAGTTGGAGAAATCTATCCTGTGGATGAACCGAATCCTATCTCCTAGAATTTTCTTCGGATTAACTGTCATTATTTTAGGACTGGCCTCAAGCATTATTACGGCGATCATCGCTGCGATAGTGCTGGTTATTATCATTAACGTACTTCCTCTTGACCGTAAATCTGAAATTCGCTTTACTGTTTTAGCATGTTTTTCAATTGGGCTGGGTGCAGCCCTCACCCCCATTGGTGAGCCCTTAGCAACCATTACCATTAGTAAGGTAAATGAAGACTTTTTTTATTTACTCAACTTAATTGGTCCAGAAGTAATCCCAGCAGTTGTGATATTTGGGATATTGACAATGTTTTTAGTTAACCCCCGTGAAAGTACTGACGGTTTAACGTCTGACCAAAAGGTAGAAAGCTATAAAGAAATACTGATTCGATCTGCTAAAATCTACTTATTTGTCATGGGACTAACCTTTCTTGGACATGGGTTTGAGCCATTAATAAATGAGTATATTCTTGGCCTTCACCCAATGCTGTTGTATTGGATTAATATGATCTCCGCTATCTTAGATAATGCTACACTTGCAGCCGCAGAAGTCAGTCCATCAATGGACCAAGCAACCATCCAGGCTGTTTTAATGGGGCTAATTATTAGCGGCGGTATGCTCATTCCCGGAAATATTCCAAATATTATTGCAGCAGGTAAACTCAACATTACTAGTAAAGAATGGGCAAGTTTTGGGGTCCCCGTCGGTCTTATAACCATGGCGGTTTATTTTGTTGTTCTATTTATATTTTAG
- a CDS encoding GGDEF domain-containing protein, with the protein MNLYSQNTDKSEVERLRRRVEELEKREKQLVKSLRMNKSLHSKILDALPINIFLEDPEGRTIFANQQACKAHGVNMEKLVGKTVFDFFPKAIASRQREIDLEVWEKRTIQTNEVVTEFQGEKCHMLTGKTIIHLEESNQDYLLGFGLDITDLKNAEEKISHMAYHDALTGLPNRWFIKTCLRDCHSSTDEIDKMKGVLLLDLDHFKVINDSLGHEAGDQLLQAVANRLRGVIHADNVLARFGGDEFIILMPQILSPDDVFKVSNEILKVMKEPFSIYGRSFTISPSIGISLHPVHSEDMENLIKYADLAMYHSKEQGRNCYSLFTPLMKENAISRMNMLTK; encoded by the coding sequence ATGAATCTATATTCCCAAAATACAGATAAAAGTGAAGTAGAGAGGTTACGAAGAAGAGTAGAAGAATTAGAGAAGAGAGAAAAACAGCTTGTAAAGAGTCTCCGCATGAATAAATCACTGCATTCAAAGATTCTCGATGCCCTACCAATAAATATTTTCTTAGAGGACCCTGAAGGTCGAACCATATTTGCAAATCAACAGGCTTGTAAAGCGCACGGTGTAAACATGGAAAAACTTGTAGGAAAAACAGTGTTTGATTTCTTTCCTAAAGCGATTGCTTCAAGACAGCGTGAAATAGACTTAGAAGTATGGGAGAAGCGTACCATTCAAACAAATGAGGTAGTCACAGAATTCCAAGGGGAAAAATGCCATATGCTTACAGGAAAAACGATTATCCATCTTGAAGAATCTAATCAAGACTATTTACTTGGATTTGGATTGGATATCACCGATTTAAAAAATGCGGAAGAGAAGATTTCGCATATGGCTTACCATGATGCGTTAACAGGATTGCCAAATCGCTGGTTTATAAAAACATGTCTAAGGGATTGTCATTCTAGTACCGATGAAATAGATAAGATGAAGGGGGTTCTTTTGTTAGATTTAGACCATTTCAAAGTGATAAATGATAGTTTGGGACATGAAGCAGGTGACCAGTTATTACAGGCAGTTGCTAACAGGTTAAGAGGGGTTATTCATGCTGACAATGTTCTAGCTAGATTTGGCGGGGATGAGTTTATAATCCTTATGCCGCAAATTCTTTCACCAGATGATGTATTTAAAGTAAGTAATGAGATATTAAAAGTGATGAAAGAACCATTCTCTATTTATGGACGTAGTTTTACAATTTCCCCTAGTATCGGCATTAGTTTACATCCGGTTCATAGTGAAGATATGGAAAATCTAATAAAATACGCGGATCTTGCTATGTATCATTCTAAAGAGCAGGGAAGAAATTGTTATTCCCTATTTACTCCGTTAATGAAGGAAAATGCGATTTCCCGAATGAATATGCTGACAAAATAA
- a CDS encoding FMN-dependent NADH-azoreductase, producing the protein MGKLLYITANPKGLEKSKGLKIGEAFINTIKEESPETEIKTIDLFSLDIAHMDAELVSARGKLAGYGYTIDQLTDGEREKILKMHALADEFLSYDYYVFVSPIWNLSSPAVLKAYLDNLFIAGKTFAHTANGPKGLLTGKKAIHINTRGGLYTGTPMKELECGDRYLRIALNFLGIGVMDTIIAEALDLYPQKVPEIVEKAKEEALRAAKEMIKSPILHL; encoded by the coding sequence GTGGGAAAATTATTATATATTACAGCAAATCCTAAAGGATTAGAAAAATCAAAAGGTCTGAAAATCGGGGAAGCATTTATCAATACGATTAAAGAAGAATCCCCTGAAACGGAAATTAAAACAATCGACTTATTCTCCTTAGATATTGCTCATATGGATGCTGAATTAGTGTCTGCTAGAGGTAAATTAGCGGGATATGGTTATACAATAGATCAATTAACCGACGGTGAGCGAGAGAAAATTTTAAAAATGCATGCACTAGCGGATGAATTCCTTTCTTATGACTACTATGTTTTCGTCTCGCCTATTTGGAATTTAAGCTCTCCAGCGGTATTAAAAGCATACTTAGATAACTTGTTTATTGCTGGTAAAACATTTGCACACACAGCGAATGGTCCGAAGGGTCTTCTAACCGGTAAAAAAGCCATTCATATCAATACTCGTGGTGGTCTTTATACAGGAACGCCAATGAAGGAGTTAGAATGTGGAGATCGTTATTTAAGAATTGCGCTTAATTTCCTCGGCATTGGGGTAATGGACACCATAATAGCAGAAGCTTTAGACCTTTATCCACAAAAAGTCCCTGAAATTGTAGAAAAAGCGAAAGAAGAAGCCCTTAGAGCGGCGAAGGAAATGATAAAATCACCCATTTTACATTTATAG
- a CDS encoding M24 family metallopeptidase, which translates to MNDRLRNLQQFLIEHQFECGLITSKHNIFYLSNFDYEPHERFIGIFVFPNRKSLMVVPAMEVAMVKEAGWENEIISYTDTDNVWDIVRDTINQIQTLAVEKQEISYFYIEKLRELQPSLRLSSLDEKLNNMRLIKSDDELDKLQAAAEYADLAVEFGINSLKEGISEIEVMAEIEFLLKKKGIREMSFPPVVLFGENASNPHGVPGKRVLQKGDVVLFDLGVKYMGYSSDITRTVVYDHVNEEFVNIYNTVLEANLVGIDACKPDIRMGDIDLAARTVIVNAGYGDHFPHRIGHGLGIDVHETPSLTLNNNGVLKTGMVLTVEPGIYINGVMGVRIEDDVVITESGSSVLTKFPKTLQVVSPGETLW; encoded by the coding sequence ATGAATGATAGACTTCGAAACTTGCAACAGTTTTTGATAGAACATCAATTTGAATGTGGATTAATTACCTCTAAACATAATATCTTTTATCTATCAAATTTTGATTACGAGCCCCATGAACGTTTTATTGGAATATTTGTTTTTCCAAACAGGAAATCATTAATGGTTGTTCCGGCAATGGAAGTGGCAATGGTCAAAGAGGCAGGGTGGGAAAACGAGATTATTAGTTATACAGACACTGATAATGTCTGGGATATAGTGAGAGATACCATTAATCAAATACAAACATTAGCAGTTGAGAAACAGGAAATTTCTTATTTTTATATTGAAAAGTTACGAGAATTACAGCCGTCGTTACGATTATCTTCTTTAGATGAAAAATTAAACAATATGCGTTTAATCAAAAGTGATGATGAGTTGGACAAATTGCAGGCAGCCGCAGAATATGCCGACTTGGCAGTGGAGTTTGGGATTAATTCTTTAAAGGAAGGAATTTCAGAAATTGAAGTAATGGCAGAAATTGAATTTTTGTTAAAGAAAAAGGGGATAAGGGAAATGTCCTTTCCGCCCGTGGTTTTATTTGGGGAAAATGCAAGCAATCCTCATGGCGTTCCTGGGAAAAGGGTCCTCCAAAAAGGAGATGTAGTGTTATTTGATTTAGGAGTTAAATACATGGGTTACTCATCAGATATTACTAGAACAGTTGTTTATGATCATGTAAATGAGGAATTTGTAAATATTTATAATACAGTATTGGAAGCAAACCTAGTAGGAATCGATGCCTGCAAGCCTGATATTCGTATGGGTGATATAGACTTGGCAGCCCGTACAGTCATTGTGAATGCTGGTTATGGGGACCACTTTCCTCATAGAATAGGTCATGGACTGGGAATTGATGTACATGAAACACCGTCATTAACTCTGAATAATAATGGTGTGTTGAAAACAGGAATGGTGTTGACGGTAGAACCCGGCATTTATATAAATGGAGTTATGGGTGTGCGTATTGAAGATGATGTTGTTATTACAGAAAGTGGAAGCAGTGTATTAACTAAATTTCCTAAAACGTTGCAAGTTGTTTCACCAGGTGAAACTTTATGGTAG
- a CDS encoding YesL family protein, producing MFNLDNRFYSFLNKIVDFLLLNFLWFLFCLPVITIFPATAAMFGVVRSWLRKEEPSTTKMFFTLFKDNVKHGLILGVVWTLLGSLFMFNVVVGFQMDGSIKMVLMPFLLIIIILYFYTSIFIFPIMVNYQLNWLEVIKNSFLFSLGHPLTSLLGIFILTVVIMLTFIIPISFLVLSSTAAYFIYYFCGKSFNKVEMNKNLTLGVNQHIKA from the coding sequence ATGTTTAATTTGGATAATCGTTTTTACAGCTTTCTTAATAAGATTGTTGATTTTTTGCTGCTCAATTTTCTTTGGTTTTTATTTTGCTTACCTGTTATTACCATATTCCCCGCAACAGCTGCCATGTTTGGCGTGGTAAGAAGCTGGTTAAGGAAAGAAGAGCCAAGTACAACCAAAATGTTTTTTACTCTTTTTAAAGATAATGTTAAACACGGTTTAATATTAGGCGTTGTCTGGACCCTTTTAGGGAGTTTATTTATGTTTAACGTAGTTGTAGGCTTTCAAATGGATGGTTCTATTAAAATGGTTTTAATGCCATTTCTGCTAATCATTATTATTTTATATTTTTACACATCCATTTTCATTTTCCCTATAATGGTAAATTACCAATTAAACTGGTTGGAAGTGATTAAAAATTCATTTTTATTTTCACTAGGGCATCCATTAACATCGCTTCTAGGAATATTCATACTGACAGTTGTGATCATGTTAACTTTCATTATCCCAATCTCATTTCTTGTACTATCTAGTACTGCTGCCTATTTCATTTATTACTTTTGCGGCAAATCATTTAACAAGGTAGAAATGAATAAAAACTTAACTTTAGGAGTAAATCAACATATTAAAGCATAA